The region atgtcctagcttcacgaaatcagatgccacggcatctgcttcgacaatcagttgtttttgacaaaatgcatgacaaaatGTTCCAACAGGGAGACTGCTTTAGATGTGATGAGAAGTTTTGGGCCAGGTCATGGCTGTACTGTGAGAAGTAAGAACAAGCAATTTCAAGTTATGATTTTGaaagaagctgaagaagaatgaggaggaagAGGCAAAAGGAAGTGAGTAGTTGGAAGAAGAGACAGATACTTTTCAGCTATCTTTGTACATAGTTATATGGTTCATATTAGAAGATCACTCGAGGTATGGGGTAGTATAGATGGGAGAAAAGTGGTAGTTCTAGTTCATTGTGGGGAGACACGCAACTTTATATAAACAAATCTAGTTGAGGAATTGGATCTTCCCAAAACACAAACTCTTTCCTATTTTGTTGAGGGTATAACATAAAATAAGGTGCAAAGGGGTCTCCTATGGGGCAACTTTTGAATTGAAGGAACTAGAAATTCAGCAAGTTTTCTTCCTTTTTGGCTTTGGAGGGGCAGATGTTGTGTTGGGTTGGATTGACTGGCAGGATTGGAAGAGATAAGGCCTATTTTGAGGAATGAACTATGAAGATTAAAGTTGGAGGTGGAAAATGTTGCTTAAGAGAGAACCTGAACTGATCAGCTGTGCAATTTCTTCGAAATTCATGTTGCTGGCTGACTGGCTCTACATGACTAGCACATAATAAGAGAGACAAAACATGGGTCGTGTTAGGTTGAAATGTACTTCAATAGATCAGTGCCATTTTCAGGCAATACTTTATGGTTGTTACATCTGAACCAAGTAGTTTTATCACTCATTTTCCATTGTTAaaataattgttttattttcctTATCTAGGATAACTATCCTGAGAAAGTTGAAATCATTTTAGATTCTTCTGAGTTATATGGACATTCCATAgttaatttaacaaaaaaaattagctTGCTACCTTTAACTTTTTCAGGGTTTGGCCTAGCCTGTCATATTGGAGTTATGGCCAACCTACCAACAATTGGCATTGGAAAGAATGTTAGTATTTATATTATCACTAATTGgttctttttatgattaattcgTATTGATTATCTTCATCTAAATCATGTGTCACAATATGCTGATGTCCCTTTTGCagattttctctttcttttctgtCATTTCACTGTTTCGATCCTACCTTGATACTTTTTCGGGTTAAGAACTAGGAAGTACTGAGTAGATACCTGACTTCCTTAGCTTTATATGTTCCAGTTGCATCATGTGGATGGTCTTGATCAATCTACAGTGAGAAAGCTTCTTGGAGCCAAAGAAAATTCATCTAAAGATTTTATTACTTTGGTGGGTTGTTCCGGGCATATATGGGGAGCGGTAAGAATTTGAATTACTTGCACTCATCCTTATTTTCATGATAATGGTGTGCTGGGGAGCACTGTTATCAAATAGCGGATATTGCGGCGCCATAGCGTAGCGCCCTGAGGGCTCACCGCTATCCACTATTTTCCGCTCTGAGGGCTTGACTTAGCCGGTTTTTGGCTTTCTGCTATTTTCCGCTATCCACGATTAACAACACCGCTGGTGAGAATCTGCTGTTTACAAAAGGCTGTGCATGTGTGCCATAATCATGAAAAGCAAGTTGTGAAGCTTAAACTTACATAAGCTGCTAAAATCCAACTCCATGTGTTTGTGCACTTCTTATTGATATATTGACaacgtttttttttccttcctttCTTGCCATACCTATTCCAGGCCATGAGAGCTACACAGGGATCCATAAAGCCAATATTTATATCAATCGGTCACAGGATATCACTTCAAACTGCCATTACGATTGTTCAGATGACTTGCAAGTATCGTGTGCCTGAGCTGATTCGGCAGGTAAAACTATTTTGCATTTGGAAGAATATGATATCTACCTTATACATACGCTTACTATCACCACTTGCCAATTgaagttaaagaaaaaaaacacatgAACCATAAGAATATATTGAACATTTTTATgccttgtatattttttttactttatctCTTATTAAGCTAGTAATATTAACTCTTCTCTTGTGCAGAAGTTACCAGTTTATTGTATTAGGCCACTTTTGTATTTTAGGAATCACTAGAAAATTTCCATGCAGCCTGGTATGAAGATACAGTTATCTTCGGCTGTATTTGTTCTCCTTTACTTGGTAGTTGAACTCAATTTATCTTGCAAAGTATTGTGTTGATGATCCATTAAATGTAGCTGCACTTCATTTATTAATATCCATATTACAAGTGTTCAGTGTAGCAAGTATTGATAGCTAGATTGATTTACTGTTTTCCCCAAGTGCTGGATGctgattaataaatatttagatTAGACTAGTTGTCTAGGTTTTCTGTCATATAACTTCTCctagaaacaatttttttcttcaaaaaaaaaaaactatgaataACTGTCTCTATTCCAATTCTTGTTTACTTATGCAAAATCAAAGTATCCAGTCCTTACTTACACCTCTATTGGAACTGCAGGCTGATATAAGATCTAGAGATTACATTCGGAAGTTTGAAATGAATGCGAAAGTGAAGTAATTTAACTGATATGGTACATTACTATCGACTTTTAACTTTAATTTTCTCATTGGCTCTCGTACACATTGTTTATGTCTGCACTTGCTAGATACTCCCATGAATTATATGCTTGTATGGCGTTTAAGTTGTCACAACAACTTAAATTTTCATATCCAGAGATGTTGGTGAATAAACTTATTGGAATTTGGATTAGGCTTAACTCTACCTTGAAAGCTATTTAAGGGTGATGATTGCTCTACCCTTAATAAGGACTATTTTggcatatctctagtcaatgtgagatcTTAACACCTCCTCTCGCTCAGTGCTGAACATTTGAAGCATGAAGTTTGCATGACTGGACATCTGTAGACCGCAGGTGGGCCCAATAAACGGGTCTATAGCTTTTGGGGCAGAGTTAGGCCTAATCCAAATTCTAAGAAAACTCATGGTTATGAATATACTTTTATATCATATATTAGGTAGTGACTAAATGTATATCTTCTGATACAATCTTAAGCTCTAAGATTGATTGATGCAAGCCTTTTTTCTGATACCTCTCCCTCTCATAATTCTCAGTATGAATTTTTCCTTCTTGATGTACTTTAGTACTTCTAACCCTAATCCTGTTGTAGAATTTATATACATTATTTTCTCTAAATTAACGAGATCTCTTTCAAGCTTAAGATTTTGGCAAGTTAAATAAACATAGAACTAACTATGAGAAATGAAGGTAATCAGTGGGCCTTATTGGCCTCAAGGGACATACATGAATGAACTTGATTGAACCATCACAATTTATCAGTTGGTCAGAAACAAGGAAGTGCAATTGGATTTTGCTTATAATGATCCGTTTTGCCACGCAGGGCTTCCATGGACTCAGAATCTCCCATCCCTTGTTGTAATTATATTTAAACTATTCATGTAAAAGAGTGATGACATTATATGCAACCAGGTAACAATCTGTGTAGTGTACTAGCAGAGTTGTCATGTAAAAGAGTGACATAAAGATATTTACTTGTATGCTCGAAGCGTAATTTATTTGGCATAaagatatttaatattaatttcaaatttgtTAGTACTATCATCTATAGTTTTGTAATGTTAAGTAAACAATGGATTAAGCATGAAGTGTCAACCCTGAGGTTGGGGTTCAATTATTGCCCACAAAAATGAAACACATTTCGTGGTCAGGTCATGCGGCGAAAGGATTAGTGACGGTTGGATAACCTGGGCTCACAATAATACTAATTATAATATTGATTTATAAAATGTATCCTACATTTTATCTTCACCTCTCTTTTTTTTAAGCCTTACTCCACCAAATTTTGTCTCCTGATTCTTTACaccttttttttatagatagATTCGTCAATTGTTTATTTATTGTTAGATGCACATTTGGCTTGGAAGTGGATTTTTGGGAATTTGAATAGTACGATTCTAGAAAAGTCTACTATTATGTTCAAAAGCATTTAAAAGGGATGAAAAAAATGAACCTCTAAGCGTATGAAGAATTTACATTTACATTCCATGTTGAATAATTTATAGCATCTTTGGTTGTCCAAATCACTCAATCATTGTATGATACATGCACATAATAAATCAAGttataaatgaaaatatatggTATATATCAActaataaatttcaaaataatctTAGATGACAAAGTGCAAGTGTTCTTCCCCTGTGGGGAAGGGTAAGTGAGCTAAGGgaatgaagggatttgcagggtgaaggaccagggttcgaatcctggcgaagaaactaatttactaacaattaacaactaacattggcctataaaaaaaaagtgttctTCCCCTCTAAAAAACATCAATAACAAATGCAAATTACTTTTCCTCTTCCTATGCTTTCATCCTAGAAAGTAAGAGTGCGTGACAAAAGGGGGAGAAAAGAAGGCAAAGTGGGTGAGCAATGACCAACCTAAAAGTCAAGCAACTGATGACTCTTGGTTCTTGCTTGTTCTGTCACACTTCTTGCAGAGGTGAAACTTGAAGTTAACAGTGAAAAGTTGAATGTGAAAGTGAAGGGAAGAGGAGTGAAATGTGAAGGGACGTGGGTGAAAATTCTCGGTCTTTCTAAGGGCCGCTAGTCAACCCTCTCAACCCTAATTAATAAAGAAATGGAAAAAGTCCAAAAcggaagaaaaacacaattcGGTCACGCAAACCGACCCGTTTTTATATTGCAAATGAATCAACACAATACAATGCACAAAGCAATTCATATCGCCCATTCAGGAAAAGCGTATCAAATCGCAATTCATATCGCTGTATCGTACAATACTTACTACCCCTAACTCAATTCAAAAGCTAGCTCTAAGAGTTGGAGGTTTCATGactgataaaaattaaatttgtttcCAAACCCACTTTTCCTACATAAATCACTTCACTTCAATTTAAATTTACAAAATCAGGTCCATCAAATACATAAATGTTCAGCCTAACACTCTCGAACCCAGATTCAAGGAAAAATTGCCAACAATTACTTGATGTTGTTTTCAAAGATATCTGGaatctggaacccagaatttaaGGAAAAGTTGGCCAACTATTGAATACTGCAAAGAAGCTTCTTCTGTACTCAACAAGCTGTCTGAAAAATGAAATCCACAGTTTAATTtctccaaaaataaattaaaatctaGAATCTCTAGACTAAAAATTACATAagaaccaaaaacaaaaacacagaAAGCACAATTCTAAGAGACCAAATTCTCCCATTCCCATATGTGACAGCAGAATCTGTCTGGATCATGATTTTGAACTTGCAATCTCCAATTGAAGGATCTCTGTCAGTGACAACAGAAAGGCCGCCAGGGAATTTGCAAGCACTATCAATCTGGTCATTTATCTGGAAGTAGCTATTAAATGCATATGAGATATTACCGTGAATATCCAAATTCCCACAAGAAGTTCCATACCCAAGACTCGTGCAATCAGCGTGTGAACAAGCATAAGACACACTTGGTGCCAGTTGATCATTATTGAGGTTTGCAGAGGGTTTCATAATACACCACTTCTTAGCAAGATATGCTACACCAGTAGCGCCTACTAAGGCATTGTTTCTTGATCCCATGCTAAGCTGGTATTTCGGTTGTCCATCAAAGTAAAACAAACCCCAATGTCTTTCGAAATTACCCGGCTGAATGCTCTTGTTATCTTCATCTAACAAGCTAAACAAGTATGCATCTAGAGGACCAGGCCTCATTGGAGTCCCCTTTCCAGCAACATAGCGCGACATGAAGCCTTGGTTGAAACGCTGCGCGTACTGAAGGTTCGCGTTTCGGTCTCCGTCTGTAGGCCACCCGATTTCTCCAACAATTATAGGCAAGTTTCCAAAGCCATTCTTCTGCAACGCCCATACTAGAGTGTCGTAGTTAGCATCAAGGACATTGTCGTAGATCTTTCCATTGTCGGTTATGGGAGACTGAAAGCCATTGAAAAACGCATAATCACCTGGAAAATTGGCATCTGAATAAAGGCTGATAAAAGGATAGATATTCACGGTGAATGGTGCGTTGTTCTGGCTCAAGAACTTGACAATCTGCAGCATGAGGTTTTGGATGTCTGGCCTGAAGTCCCCGTCAGAAGGTTTATCTGATGAGCTCAGATACACATCAGCATTTAGAGGGCATGTCACTTTAACCTGATTTCCCAAACCAGCTTTTACGAGAGCTGATTGGATATTTTGAAGAGCTGGAAGTGTTGTGGCTTCAAAGGTTCCATTGTAAGTTGCCAAGAAAGGTTCATTTCCCACTGCGACGTACCTTGAAAAATTCACAGAAGATAATGTGTAAGAATATTTTTTTGCAGCATGCACATACACATGAATAGTCATTGGTTAGACAGTTGGGGAATTGTGAAATGTAATGACAGAAAAAGAAAGGCAAGAACATCGCAATAACAGACAAAACATTATATATGAGTTAGATATTGTGGAAGGAAGATCAAAAACATTCCTAACATAGAAAACAAAGGTTTCCTTGATTCCTCTCCTTCAGAAAGCAAACATTTCAAACAAAGGTTTCCTCAATGAATAGTTTTTTTGGGTTTCTCAGAGTATCCTCCCATCCAGCAGCTGAGAAACTAATCTCACTGGGTACCGTTGGGCACCAAAGTGAAGACCCCTCCCAACCGTGTTTTTTTCATACACATGGATCTACGAATCAAACTGAGGACCACATGCTTAAGAGAGCTGAAAGGCTAGTTTAAAACCAAGAAAGCAGAGACATAAAGTAATCATGATGGAATAActaaatttacattttaaatTGCAATAAGTGAAAACAAGATTCAACGAAAGGAGGACTGACAGCAATATTCATTTTAGAAGAAAGACCCTCTGTGAACATAACATGCATCCCTCAATCATCTAGAACTGAAAAATTCAAACCAGGGATGCTGAAAGGCATTGGACTGACCATAAAATCCTGTTCACCAAGTGCAACTTTTTATCTGCATGCTCTCATGTTGGATGATAAGGACTAAAGAAGGATAACCACTCATTGCTTAACTTAAGAATAGTAAGCCCTTAGACGGAGAAGGATAGTCTAACTTTCCCAGTTGACAAAGGGACAAAAATGCATAGAATTAGACAATTCAGTACATTGACTCGCATGAAAGTTTACAACATAGATGAATCTTATTGCTATGAAGATCAGAAGTTACTGAAAGACTAGTTAAACACAGACTCTAAAGCTTTAAAGAGCACGATGCCACGATCTATTCACAAAACCAAGGGGCTTGCCTTATTTTTGCTTAGATTGACACCAGAGTGTCATTCATGAAAcaggcaaaaagaaaacaagcagGATAAATCCTAAgtcattaaaaatattttttccaaTAATCAGTGTAAGTAGTAAActtgtaaaagaaaaataactaTACATGTACTTTGGCATGGAATGGTGGAAATGAGAGAAAAGGACATTCAGCTGATAGGCAAAGGATCTCAATTGCCCCATTGACATTTGACAACCTTCATACATAAATCTAAACATGGCTTTACAGAGACTCGATGaaagaagaaataaaaacatattttttatcTTGTCCTTAGGGTGGTATCAACTGCACATTTTATTACTGAAAACGACAAGGATTGTATATTACTAACAGCCTGGCAGGGTAGAGCAATATTGGTTCATGGTTTTTAACAGGTCCTAGTCTGTACTAATTAGTAGGCTCAGAGCTTATGATTATGTAACATACATGAATGTGAAATTAAGGGAAAGGGAGCATATTTCAGTCCATCTAATAATCAATAAGTGTACCTTCCCCATATCAACCTACAGTGAAAACATGTAAGGAATAATTTAAGCAGTGAAATCCAGGAAATCTAactatcaaattttcaaattgggCGAGTGGAAGGAAGGAAGATTCGTTGGATTGTCCAGCACATGTAGAATCACGGAAACTAACACTATGCTTGGAATCAAAGAACTAGGGAACTATTTCGATTAGTAAATGAAATCTTTTATGTGGAAAAATCTAAAATAGAAGTGGATTTAGTTTGAAATCTCTCTTACTTTAGTTATGAAAATAATGAAGTTCATACAAACATGGTTGGAATTAGAGCGGatttaattttgaaatcaaATCAATCAGAATAAATTTCTAATTCAAGCCAAGCCAATTCTAGTCATATTATTCTCCTTTTTAATGATTCCAACCACATTCGCATTCCATTTGGTATTCCACAAAAATTACATCCACTAAAGGCAAGTAATTTCCATCCATTGGAAGTTCCTTCCTGTTTTAACCTTTTCTTCTAAAATTGTACAATTCCATCAGTCCTCAAATAGCACTGAATCAGATAACACAGTCCTTAGGGCAATAAACCTGCCAAACTCACAGCTTAACCAAGCGAAACAAGATAATGCTCAAGACCTCAAAAGCAGAAAAAAGACACTAATCACAAGCACAGTTGCAATCAAGACTCAAATAAACCCTTCCACAACATGAAAAGCAGAATCACATAGCTGAATCACTAAATAGATGCACTCAAAACCAAGGCTGTGAGCTGCACAAATCAGTGGTGGAACTCAGAGTCTGTTTGGCTTACCATGAAAGTATGAAAACCGAAAAATAACACAACCCGAGACATTTATTTTGTCAAAAAGAACACAGTCTGTTTGCTACTTCAACAAAAGTAGTCAAAAGTAGTGTTATTTTCTCGTTTTCATACTTTCTAACAGTAAGCCAAACAGTAATATAAATCACTCAACAGAGACAGCAAAAGGGTTTGTTTACCTGATGTCTACTCCTCCAGATGAGACATGAGCTGAAACATTCTTGGAAACCCATTTTTCAGCTGCTTGAAGACTATTAGCCATAGTGTAAAGCAAATCATTTGGTATACCCACCATCACCTGAATCCCAGACCTCTTCAAAGCATTCAAAATATCAGGATCAGCATCAAAAAGCTTCACTTTCTGAATACCATTGTCTCTCAGCATTTTCACCACTGTGGAAGCTGGCAAAGGGTGTGTTGATTGTGTACCCCAATTCACACCAATTCCACCCACCATACCCACCAACAGTGAAGCAGCAAAAAACACAAGAACAAAACACCCCTTGAGTTTCCCAACACCCATTAGCTCCATAATCACTAAACCAGCAGAAAAATCAAATCTTTATAACAGAATATTAAATTTGAAGCTCAAAGATGCTTTTTCTATTCTTGGGTTTTGTCAAGTTTGTTGATTTATTCTGCAACCCACCAAGGAAAATCAAAGGCTAGCATGCTAAAAAAAAGCAGAGGTTGAAGAACAGACAGAACAGAATGGTTCAAAGTTTAGAAGATCATAGAGGGTGAATCACTAGTACAATAGTAAGAAGAACACTAGGATGGAAAGTGAAGGACCCAGATAGAAATTTTCAGAAAGCAACAAAGTTGAAGCAGAAAAGATAGAAACAGATCTCTTTGGATGGATTGGTGGAACTTTTTATGTGCTTTAACTGAGCTGCTTGCTGCTGCTTCAGCAGAATAGTACAGAGATAAAGACATGTAGAGGAGGGTGACTAGAGAGAGAAATGTGGAGAGAGAAAGGCATTATTGATTGAATGAATGAATTGTGACTTGTGAAAAGGAGTTATTAATTGTTATACAGTGGAGATTCTCTTTTTTTACTGGTTCCCAAAATATGTTATAGAAAGATTGTTGTTTTGATGACTCTTTTGATGAAAACTCTTATgaatttttttgggtttttaattttttttcacccACAAATTGTTAGTTTCTCACGAAAGTGTAATGGAAAATCAATTTTGCAATCGGGTGTAAACTTTAGGGatggtttttgctaattttgaagctTAGGGACGATTTTACAGGAAtgccaaagttgggggaccaaaagtgcaattaagcctactTTAAAATATTTGTTGTAATAGAAAATCAATGTATTTTTGCAAATTTTTCCACaaataccctcatttaataagTTTTATCCCACTTGTCCttgaatgataactcaagtggtaaaacATAGGGGACAGATGAGTTGGGTTGAGAGGTCTTGGATCAATTTAtggagggtgcaatttatctttttaatgtaccaaaaaaaatattaactaaCCACAACACTTCTCCATCAACTACATTCTTCACTATCTAAGTAGAATTTAATAGTTGTATATGAcagtaataaaattaaataagaataCTTTAGTAACATTATATTATCAATAATTGATATCTTACTCTTTGTAtcacaaccttaaacaacaatctATGTGAAATGGAGGCAGTACAAGCCAACAATCATGAGAATAATTTTTCGAACGGCAGAAATCACGTTAAGTGAGTATGTTTGTcataaaaaatgtttttcatGCACATCATTCATTAACTCAATTATCTACCAATTTTACTATACTTTAGTTTTTTTAAACCTTAGGAGGAATCACGAAACATCTATTAACTTTTATCCTCTATTTTGCAAAACTCTCATGAATCACATATTATTTTCATCTATCACAATTCTCTCAATTATTTAACCAATAACTAGTATTACTTATTGTTAATACGACTCAACTTCAATAagagt is a window of Lotus japonicus ecotype B-129 chromosome 5, LjGifu_v1.2 DNA encoding:
- the LOC130720393 gene encoding glucan endo-1,3-beta-glucosidase 5 — encoded protein: MELMGVGKLKGCFVLVFFAASLLVGMVGGIGVNWGTQSTHPLPASTVVKMLRDNGIQKVKLFDADPDILNALKRSGIQVMVGIPNDLLYTMANSLQAAEKWVSKNVSAHVSSGGVDIRYVAVGNEPFLATYNGTFEATTLPALQNIQSALVKAGLGNQVKVTCPLNADVYLSSSDKPSDGDFRPDIQNLMLQIVKFLSQNNAPFTVNIYPFISLYSDANFPGDYAFFNGFQSPITDNGKIYDNVLDANYDTLVWALQKNGFGNLPIIVGEIGWPTDGDRNANLQYAQRFNQGFMSRYVAGKGTPMRPGPLDAYLFSLLDEDNKSIQPGNFERHWGLFYFDGQPKYQLSMGSRNNALVGATGVAYLAKKWCIMKPSANLNNDQLAPSVSYACSHADCTSLGYGTSCGNLDIHGNISYAFNSYFQINDQIDSACKFPGGLSVVTDRDPSIGDCKFKIMIQTDSAVTYGNGRIWSLRIVLSVFLFLVLM